The sequence CAATGGGCCACACTTGCCGATGCTAATCAGGCGGAGCGTATGTGGGCCGCTAGCGGCCCGATAATGCAAAAAAGCATCAATAAAGAAGATTGGGCAAAATATGTCAGCAATTTACGGAGTGACCTGGGAGCGCTAAATGGCCGCGAGTGGGCAGAAGTCGTGCGCGTGGGCCAGCCAGCAAACTTACCTAAAGGTGATTACGTGAATGTCGTGTTCTCGTCGCGCTTCAGCAAATCGCCAGCAGGAGAGGCGGTGTCAATGATGTACGCAGGCGGGCATTGGATACCGGTTGGCTACGTGGTCCACAAGGTGCAGCCTGCGGGCGCGAATGGATCGCCGCCGGCACCGGCACCTACAAAATAAAGTTTTTCATCAGTACGCGGACCATCCGATTGGCTGTCGGGTAACGCGGCATCATTGCTTACTGCTTACTGCTTACTGCTTCCCGATTCGGCAGATTAAAGACCGCTTTTCGTAGTACGACTTGGGTGCGCACAAGCGCAAAAAAAAAGCCCCGCAAGATAATCTTGCGGGGCTTTTTGTGAGACCGGATCAATTACTTGATCTTTGTCTCTTTATATTCAACGTGCTTACGAACCTTCGGATCGAATTTCATGATCGACATTTTTTCCGGTGTTGTACGCTTGTTTTTTGTAGTCGTGTAGAAGTGACCTGTACCAGCAGTCGATTCTAACTTAATTTTGTCGCGGCCTGATTTCGCCATGATGGTTCCTTTATTCTGCTAGTTAGACTTTTTCGCCACGAGCACGCATATCGACTAAAACGACATCAATGCCGAGTTTGTCAATAACGCGCAAGCCGGCGTTGGAAAGGCGCAGGGAGACCCAGCGGTTTTCTGACTCAACAAAAATACGGCGATTTTGCAGGTTAGGCAAAAAGCGACGTTTTGTCTTGTTGTTTGCATGGGAAACATTGTTGCCGACCATCGGCTTCTTCCCGGTGACTTGGCAGACACGTGCCATGTTTTACTCCTAGATGATTTCCGAAATTGGAAAAAATGAGAGTATATCTAAAAACCTGATGTTTTTCAACCACTTGGCGAAAACAAGTGTGTCTTTTCGTGTTTGTGAAATTTAACAATTTGGCTGACGAAAAATCACATGCGCGGATAGCGCTCGTCGCAGATGTCAGCAAAATAAACAATCAGTGCGGCTAGAGGAGGAGATCCAACCGGATCCGGGAGCCAGGCAGCCCAGGCACGGCCATAGACGGATTGAATTGGATTCACCCGAAGGTAAATTTCGTATTGAGGCCACAGCGATGAGTCATCCTCATTTCATTTAGTGAACGTTTGTATATCTGCTTATAAATAGCCGTGTTCTGCGAAGGAATACACACTCGGTCCCGCCACGACGAAGTGATCCAGCGTGCGCACATCGACTAATTCCAGCGCCTGCTTTAACACCTTGGTTAATTGATGATCCGCTTGGCTCGGCACTGAATTCCCGGAGGGGTGGTTATGTGCCAGGATGACGCTCGCTGCGTTGTGGGCTAGGGC is a genomic window of Glaciimonas sp. PAMC28666 containing:
- a CDS encoding DUF4019 domain-containing protein: MNQYFDAKHYFASVLMAIGVMLCTGNVYAQTLSLDGAVAAASQWATLADANQAERMWAASGPIMQKSINKEDWAKYVSNLRSDLGALNGREWAEVVRVGQPANLPKGDYVNVVFSSRFSKSPAGEAVSMMYAGGHWIPVGYVVHKVQPAGANGSPPAPAPTK
- the rpmG gene encoding 50S ribosomal protein L33 — translated: MAKSGRDKIKLESTAGTGHFYTTTKNKRTTPEKMSIMKFDPKVRKHVEYKETKIK
- the rpmB gene encoding 50S ribosomal protein L28 codes for the protein MARVCQVTGKKPMVGNNVSHANNKTKRRFLPNLQNRRIFVESENRWVSLRLSNAGLRVIDKLGIDVVLVDMRARGEKV